The window CTCCAGATCGCAGGCGCACACCTGCCCCGGCTGGGCGCAGCAGGACACCAGATCTTGACCGGTGAGGGTGCGCAGGTGCAGGAGGATTTTGAGGCGCATCGGGTCCGAGAGGGCCTTGAAGAGTTGCGCCATGTGCTCCAGGGTTTCCCCCTGGGTTTCTTTTGGCGTGGGAAGGGGAACGGTCATGGGGGCACTATAACGGAAGGGGCTGGGGCTGTGTGTGCCGGAGGTGGGATTTGAGGTGCTGAACGACCACCCGTGCATCCCGGCCCACCCCCCGGAGGGTGGCGGAAGCCATGGAACGCTGCCCGGGGAGGCCTACGAAAGCAAGACCCGGGAGGGTGGTGCTGATGCCGTGGCGATGCAAGGGCTGACCGTGGGCATCCAGAGCAGGTGTGCCCTCCAGAAACGGCAGGTTCGGGCGGAACCCGGTGGCGAAAATGACCCCGTCCACCTGTTCGGTTTCCCGGTTCTCCCAGCACACCCCATCTTCGGTGAAGTGCTGGAACATTTTTTGGTGCCGGATTTGACCAAACTTCAGGGCCGTCTGGTGCTGCCCGCCGTCCAACACCAGACGGCTGTTCCCGAGCGGCAGGAGGTGCCCGAGGGGGATGGAGTCCATCAGGGCCAGAAAATGGTGAAAATCCAACCCCAGGATCCTTTGCGGGGCAAAACGCACCTTTTCCCGGGTGGCCAGGGTGACGGAGGCCTGGTGGGAAAGTTCCAGGGCGATTTGCAGGGCAGAGTTCCCGGCGCCGACCACCACCATCCGTTTGCCTTTGAAGGGGTGGGGGCTCTGGTACTGGCTGCTGTGCAAGATGTGGCCTTTGAAGTGCTCCTGTCCTGGCAGGTGGGGCAGGTGGGGCCGGTTGAAGGGGCCACTGGCCACCACCACGGTGCGAGAGGACAGGGTTTGTCCGGTGTGGGTGACCACCTGAAAATGGCTTGCTTGGGGCTCAATTCGGATCACGGTGCTGGAGGTCTGGATGGGAAACTGGAAGTGCTGGGCGTAGTCCTGCAGGTACTGACTCACCTCATCTCGGCTGGGATGGCGCCTTTTGTTTCCTGGAAAGGAGAACCCTGGGAGTGAAGAAAACCCGGCTGGGGAGAACAACTTCAGGCTTTCGTAGCAGGTGGGCCAACTGCCCTGGGGTTTTTCTCCTGCTTCCAGCAACAGAAAGTCCAGTCCCATTTTTTGGAGGTGGTAAGCCGTGGCGAGTCCGGCCTGTCCTGCGCCAATGATCAGGGTGTCCAGCATGTTATTCCTTTCGTTATTTCGGGATTTTACGATATGAGGAAGCAAAAAATCAAGAAAAGGGAGGACAACATTCCTCCACCAGTTGAACCAGACCCCGCAACTGCCAGAGCAACTTCTCCCGGTCAGGACGGTAGTACACTTCCTTGCCCACCCTTCTGGAGGTGAGGATCCCGGCCCGTTTCATCTGGCTGAGGTGTTCGCTGGCGGTGCTCTGGCCGAGCTTCATGTCCTCGGCCACCTGGTTGACCGTGCGCTCTTTTCCATCCCGGAACAGTTCCAGCAGGATTCTTTGCCGGGTTTCGCTGTTCAGGGCTTTGAGCAGGTCGGTGAGGGGTTCCCAGCTTGTCATATCGTCATTCTCCGATTTCATGGTAGCATGTTTTCCCATTTTTTGTTTTACAAACAGGCCAGCACCCCGTATTTACACTCCCCCACTGGGGTGCTTTGATCATCACCATCAAAGACAAACACCTCACCGGACGGCTCGGGACCATTCAAATGGTGTTCGTGCTGGCCGCCCTCACCAAAGGGATTGAGGTGAGGATCAGCCTGAATTCACCGATGAAGACCCTGAAGTGAAACCCTGAAGTGAAGCAGCATCCCACGACGGGTTGCTGCCTTGCTGCGTGCTCAATCGGCATGCTGCTTGAGAATCTCCACGATGCTTTGCGGGGCCAGCACCCGCCCCATGGACACCACCTGTCCATTCACCATCAACGCCGGGGTGCGCATCACCCCATGCCCGGCGATCTTCACAGGATCGGTGATCGACTCCACCTGTTCGGTTCTTCCCAGGGCCTGCAGGGCCTTTTGGGTGTGGTCTTTCAGGGTGTGGCAGTTCTTGCAGCCGGGTCCAAGCACAGAGATGTTCATGGTCTTTCTCCTTTTTACAGCAGGGCGTTGAAGATCAAGCCGGTGATCAGGATGCCGCCAGTGACCACCAGCACGAAGGCAAAGAGCAAGGGGGGTTTCAGGACCCGCCTGAGCAGCACCAGTTCCGGAAGGGACAGGGCGACCACCGCCATCATGAAGCTGAGCAGGGTGCCCATCGGCAGGCCTTTGTGGTACAGCACTTCAATCAGCGGCAGGATGCCTGCGGCGTTGCTGTACAGGGGAACCCCGATCAGGACGGCCATCAGAACACTTGAGAAGGATTCATTCCCTGCGTACCGAACAATCAAATCTGCGGGCACCCAGCCGTGCAGTGCGGCACCCAGCCCAATGCCGATGAGCAAGTAGGGCAAAATCTTTATGACCATGCTGCCTGTTTCACTGGCGGCAAGTTCGTACCGTTCCTTCCAGCTGGGTTTTTCCTCTTCGAGGAGCTTTCCCAGTTGGGCTTGCAGCACAAAACCTTCAATGTGCCTCTCCAATCTCATCTTGCCGAGCACCCATCCGGCCAGCATGGCGAGGGTGAGGCCCATCAGCACGTAAAGGAGTGCGGTGTTCATTCCGAACATGCCGTACAGCATCACCACAGCAACCTCGTTGACCATCGGGCTGGCAATCAGGAAACTGAGGGTCACCCCCAGCGGGATGCCGCTGGAGACGAAACCGATGAACACCGGGACGGCGCTGCAAGAGCAGAAGGGGGTGAGCACCCCGAGCAGGGCGGCAAGCAGGTTCCCGGTGCCCTGTCGTTTTCCGCCCAGCACCAAGCGGGTCTTTTCGATGGTGAAAAAGGAGCGGATCACACTGACCGTGAAAATCATGCCGGTGAGCAGCAGGAGGATTTTGCTGGTGTCGTAGAAGAAGAAGTGCACGCCACGGCCCAGCGGGGTGTTTTCGCTCTGGTGGAGCACCCCGTAAATCACCTGATCCCAGAACGGCAACAGACTGCGGTACAGCAAAGTCCACACGGTCAGGCCCGTGAGGGTGAGGGCCCACGGGAAAGGGTCATGTGATGTGTTGCGTGCTTTGGTGTTTTGCATGGGCACCTCCCGGTGTGTTTCCTCCCAGCGTGGCCAGCAGGTGTGTGGTGTGCTGGATGCGTTCGGGGTTCAGGGTGTAATCCACCCAGCGGCCTCTTTTTTGGCTGGTGACGAAACCGCCGTCTTTGAGGACTTTGAGGTGGTGGGAGAGGAGGTTGAGCGGAAGGTGGAGGTGGGCTTGCAACTGGCACACGCAGCAGGTGCCTCCTTCTTGGAGGTGCTGGAGGATCTTCAGGCGGTTTTCGTCGCTGAGGATTTTGAGGTCCTGCTGGAGGACTTCAATGTGCGTTGCTTCAACCATGGTTGAAGTGTAGGTCCTCTGCGGGGAGGGCTGCCAGTGTCAGAGGTCCCGGGGAAGTTTGTCCCGGTGGGCGTTTTTGTTGTTTTTTGAATCCTCTGGTCTACCTTCCCTGTGGTTTTCTGGCAGGCTGTGGTTGGATGAGCAGCCATGACCTTTTTGCAGCGGACGACGAATACCAGGCTTTCCTGAGTGAAACATCGGGTGCAGAAGGCCCGCACCCGGGCCATCCTCAGTGTGAACCGGGAGTTGATCCTGCTGTACTGGCAACTTGGACGGGAAATCCTCTCCCGCCAAAACGATCAGGGGTGGGGCAGCAAAGTGGTGGACCGCCTCTCCCGGGATTTGAAGGTGGCCTTTCCGGAAATGAAGGGGTTCAGCCGCAGAAACCTGCTTTACAAGCGGTCTTTCGCTGAGGCGGCATCTGAGAAATTTGTGCAACAGCTTGTTGCACAATTGCCGTAGGGTCACATTTGCACCCTGCTGGACCGGGTGAAAGACCCCGTGCAGCGGGAATGGTATGCCCGGGCTGCTCTTGAGAACGGCTGGTCGAGGGCGGTGCTGGACCACCTGATCGACAGTGGCCTGTTTGAATGGCAGGGAAAGTCACTCAGCAACTTTCAGCAGACCCTGCCTGCCCCACAGTCAGACCTGGCCCAGCAGGTGTTCAGGGAACCCATGAATCTGGAATTCCTGGCCCTGTCCGAACAGGCCTCTGAGCGGGAACTGGAGCGGGGTTTGATTGAACGCCTGAAGGACTTCATGCTGGAACTCGGGGTGGGCTTTGCTTTTGTGGGTAGCCAGCACCACCTGGAGGTGAAGCGGAACTTCTAATTGGGCCTGTTGTTCTATCGCCTGAAACTGCGGTCCCTGGCAAGCTTTTGCAGGACAGGGGTGACCAGATGCCTCAAGGGCCGGTCCACCGCACCACCTGCCTCACACCGCAGATGAAGTGGTGAGGCATCGTTGTTGGACCTCAGTGTGCCAGAGCCTCACCTTGCACATTGGCTTTTGAAGGGGGTTGTGCGGCGGGTCCTGCAAAATCGGCTTGACGGTATCCTCCTGGAGTGAAGGTCAGACCTGTCCTTCGCTCACAGACCAGCAAGGTAAGCTTCAAGCTGATCCAGGGTTCCTCCCATGCCCTGCTGCAGATTGGCCATGAATCCAACATACGTTTGGGTTTCTTCAGGTGTGGCGTTCACAGGTCCTCCACGCAAGGTCAGCAGGGTCTTGCCGTCCTGCTCTTCAAAAGTCAGGATGTTGAGGATTTCCAGAGGCCAAGACGGATGGAAGGGGGCACGGATGGCATTGCCGTTTTCATCAGAGAAAGCACTGGTGTAGGACAGCCGTTCAGGTGCCTTTATGTCCTGATACACAAACCGTCCATACATCTTCTGTCCGCCCTGTTCCATGCTGTAAAGGAACATGCCCTGCTTGTGCAAATCCAGACGCACCACCTCAATGGATGATCCTTTGGGCCCCCACCAGTGCAACAAATGCTCGGGTTGGGTGAATGCCTGAAACACCAAAGCTCTGGGGAAGTTGAGGGTGCGCTGCAGAAAGAAGGGGTGTGTGGGGTCAGTCGTCTGGGGTTGTGGGGTCATGTGTTGTCTCCTTTTGTTGCAAGTTCCTCAGGTGATTTTCGAGTCGGTCGAGGTTCTCTTCCCAGAAGCAGCGGTACTGGCCGACCCAATCGGAGACTTCCCTGAGTTTTTCTGTCTCCAGTTTGCAGGGTCGCGATTGGGCCTCTCTGCCCCGTGAAATCAGACCGGCATGCTCCAGCACTTTGAGGTGTCTGGAGATGGCTGGGAGTGAAATGTCGAAGGGCCTGGCCAATTCGTTGACTGTGGCTTCTCCTTCGGCAAGCCGCATCAGGATGGCGTGACGCACTGGATCGGACAGGGCAGACAGGGTGGTGCTGAGGGAATCCTGCGTGATCACTTTTATTTAACACCTCCGTTAATTAACCTAAATAGAAGGCAGCCTGGTGAATGCTATGCTGGCGACACAGGCCAACCACTGAGGTCTCACCCTTTTGGGCCTCTTGCAGGTTGTCCAGGATCTGTTGTTCGGTAAAACAGGACTTTTTCATGTTCTATCTTCCACGGTGAAGGCTGAACATTCGATTTTATACTGGACCATTTTGCCAGGAGCATACCAAGCATGGTTGCCTACACGAAACTACACCAGGACGCAGAGTTTTGTATCCTCAGGAACCTCTAGAATGCAGAAATGGCTGCTGAGCATAGACGAACAACCCCAGTGACCCCACCAGATCATTTTTATGATCCTGCGCAGACTCACCTGTGGCTGGACAACGAAGACGGTTGGCACTGGTCGTTCGAGGAATACTTTGAGGCCTTGAGGTATTTTCAGCAGGGCCAGGTGCACATGATCTGGGATCTGGATGTCGATCGTCTCCGCAGAGCCTGGGAAGTGGTGAGGTACGTCAAGGACTTCCATGATGTCCTGCTGGAAACCAGACTGCACGAAATGAAACTGGATGACCAATTCTCGGGGCAGAACATCAGAGAGCACACCATGGTGTTTACAACAGAGGGTCCATCGCCTATCGGTGAACCCTGAAATATCATCCCAAACGTTATTCACTTTCGGAGGGTCATGAAATGAATATGCTTCTGAGCACCCTGCAAGAATTTCACCTTTTCAGTCGGTTGTTTCTGACTGAGCGCACCATGCAACTGTCACCTGATGAAGCGGTGCAATGCCTGAACGCTCCATTGCCCCTCCACCATGGTGCCGCTCTGGAAACCCGAGGTCTGCTGGACTGGACCCGTGGTGAACATGACATCAAGGTCCATATTGCCCTCACTCCACAAGGACTGGTGTTTCAGGATGGCTGTATGCCGTTCAGGTCCACCACTGATCCAGAGGTGAAATTGGTGGGTCCCATGCTGCAACTGCGTTTCAACAAGGGAGGCATGTATCTTGAATACGCATCACCAGACCACACCACCCTGGAGCAGCTGAAAGCAGAATGGGAACACCAGAACCTTCTATTTTCGGATTCCTCGACCTGGACCCAGATATTGCAGTGGTCCATCGAGGTGCCAGACTCCAAAACCCTAGAGAAACTTTGGATGGAAGTCTGGCAGCAGCCAGAGCTTCATGGGTATGTTCCTCAGGGACACCTGGATTGGGGTTGGCAGGATGACTGGTTTGAGGCCACAGGGGAGTCTTGGGCCTGGAGGGGGAAAACCGATGTGGATCGGGGGCTGGCCTGGGTCCTGGGACATGTTGTGGAGTGTGTCCAGTGGATGGAGCCCGCAGGGGACGGTTACCGTTTTTGCTTGGCCTTGCCCCTGGACTGTTTGAGTAAAGTGTTTCCATGTGTGCCCCAGCCCAGCGTAAACCTTGTTTTCTGGATGGAACGCTTTGCCGTGCTCACCAGCAAAGTTCATGCCACCCACTGGTGTGGTGTAGAGGTGACCTCTTGGAAGCAACGCAAGGAATTCAATCTGGATGCAGCTCTTTGGGAGGAAAGCACATGCCACACCCAGTTGCTGAGGGATTGCATCAGGTTCACAGATGATTTTTCCCTTGTACGGCAGGCAACCCATGTGGTCATTGATGAAACCATACAGGATTGGCGAGGGCTTTTTGATGCGTATGGAAAGTGGATTTACATGGAAAAGTGGAGGCACCTCAATCCCATCTTCGAGGATTCAACGTATTTTGGGAGCAACTTTGATGCCTTCTGGGATTGCCTCACCAGCATCCCGCAGGCGGTGGGCACCCACTTGCAGATCCTTCACCGGGGCTTGCCTGAAGTGGAAACAGCAGAGCTGGCCATTTATATGGGAGTCCTGCTGGATTTCGTCAAAAGGGAGCGTCAACACCCGACCACAATTCTGGAAGTGACCTTCACACCTGACTTGCAAGAGAAGGTAGAAAGAGCGCTGGTCGAACTGGAGAAAACACGGGCCTGGAGACGATTCAATGGATGGAGGACCACGGATGATTGCTGAACCCACCCTGGCTTTGCGACACCTGGACTTGCCAAAATACATTCAGAAGGTGCCATGAGACGAAAACCGCCCACTCTCCCAAGTCTGGCCACGAAAGTGCAAGATTGGCGACATCAACTGTGGCATCTACCAGAGGAAGAAAGTCAGGTGAGGCTCGCAGAGAAACTGGAATGGACTGCCCTGGGTAGCCGCAAAGCTGCTGGCCTTCTGGTCCCAGTTTTTGTGGAAGCCCTCTCCCATCCAGCTGTGCTGGTCAGACAAGGTGCAAGCAGGATGCTGGCAGCACTGGGGGAACAGACAGGAGACCTTCATGGTGTCCTCTGGGAGCAGTTGAAACAAGACGACGTTTACTTGAAGGGCTGCGCACTGATGGCCCTGGGCAGGTCAGGTGCACAGCATTTGGTGCCCAGTGTGGTACAGGTGCTTCACGAAGACCACCGGTGGAGTGTTTATGCTGCACTGCAGGCCATGAGGGTTCTCACTGTTGCTCCAGGGCCTTTTCTGAAAAGGTTGCAGGAATTGTTTCAGCATCCAGAACGGGCAGATGTTGGCGTGTTCCCTCTGGGACCCCGGGAGAACGCCACCACCCGAGGAACGGTCCGGCGCATGTTGCTGGTGGCCCTGACGGAACTGCCTACAACGTTTCAGGTGTTGCTGCCAGAAGTGCTGGACTGTGCCCGATTTCCGGAAGAACTGTACTGGGTGAGTGAGGTGCTGCTTCACTGGAGGGTCGATCCCAACGCAGTGCGGCAAGATGTTCTGAAGCACCTGCACGGTGGGGATGAAAAAGCCCGGAGGGCTGCCCTGCATGCCCTGGTGGACCTCAGGTTGACCGTAAACGAGGAATCAAAACATCTGTTGCTGGACTGGGCTGCACGGAGCACCCATCTTGATCAGACGGTGCTGGCATGTGCTCTGTGGTGGTGCGCTGGAGAACGACAGCAAAGCATCCAGATGGCCATCGACCTGTTTGAGCAGGGCTTGCAGCGGTCACGGGGATGGCCTTTTCGGTACCACAAGGTGCTTGAATTGCTCTGGGACCTCGGTGAACTCTCTCCAGAAAGGCTAGAGCGCCTGATGGACCACATGCAAAAAATGCATCAGGATAGGGGTCGCCCGGATGGGCCCATGTTGCTCTTCCTGCTGAACAAGATGGGGAACACAGCCATGATCCTCTCTGAGGTGAAAAAACTCCTGGAAACCGGCGACCAGCTGTACTGGGCCATTCAGTGCTTGAAAGAATTGGGCACGGATGCAAAACCCTTGCTGGAGGTGCTGCAAATCATGCTGGAAAAAGATGAGCCACTCATCCATGATGCCAGACAGGTGATCCCCATGCTGCGCCTCTGGGAAGAGGTATGGGTGCGTTCTGAATTGGCTGGGCTGGTGAAAGGTTTACAGGTGGAGCAGGAGTGAACAGACAGCAGGCAAAAGGGCTGTGCCTGTCAGAATTCCTTTGACAGAGCCCTTTGACAGAGCCTTTGAAACAAGCACATTCATCCTGGGGCCCACTACGCCATACGGTCAGCTGTGGGATGAGAAAAAGCTTCCTATACTGGTGCAAGGACTTGTGGACAATATGGACATTCAAAGGAAAAATTTTCATCATTTGATTCCTCTGGCAGAGCGTTTTTTGCGAGAAGACATGGATGCACCACTGTCCTGGGTACTCACCCTGATCCGTGAACCCAGTTTTGAGCGTTTCGAGAGGTTCGATGTGATGTGGGACCGGCAAGATGTCTTCGAGGGCAGATACCGGTACTGGGATCTGCCCTCCGACATGGAACGCATGGACCAGTACTACGATGGACTGGCAGGGCAGGAACGCCTCCGGGAACGCTACAAACCCAGGGAATGGTCCCCCACGCTTGGACAACAGCGTACAGAGCTGCCCGTTGCTGCAGCCAGAGCTTTGTTGGACAGCTTAAAAACCAGCCAGATAATGTTTCCAGTGGCGAACCACAACCATGTCATGCTGGACGGCACCCACCTGATCCTGACCATCCGGGGTGGCACAAGCCTGCAGGTCACCGTGGAGTGGGATGAAGGACAGCATCTGGAACTCGACCAGCTGGCTGAGGCGGTTCAAAGTCTTTTTCTGGCCCTGCA of the Deinococcus misasensis DSM 22328 genome contains:
- a CDS encoding thioredoxin family protein, whose protein sequence is MNISVLGPGCKNCHTLKDHTQKALQALGRTEQVESITDPVKIAGHGVMRTPALMVNGQVVSMGRVLAPQSIVEILKQHAD
- a CDS encoding ArsR/SmtB family transcription factor, which gives rise to MITQDSLSTTLSALSDPVRHAILMRLAEGEATVNELARPFDISLPAISRHLKVLEHAGLISRGREAQSRPCKLETEKLREVSDWVGQYRCFWEENLDRLENHLRNLQQKETTHDPTTPDD
- a CDS encoding ArsR/SmtB family transcription factor encodes the protein MTVPLPTPKETQGETLEHMAQLFKALSDPMRLKILLHLRTLTGQDLVSCCAQPGQVCACDLEEVTGLTQPTVSHHMKVLTQAKLVRGEKKGKWMYYAIDPRGAESIQLFLPHITLT
- a CDS encoding permease; this translates as MQNTKARNTSHDPFPWALTLTGLTVWTLLYRSLLPFWDQVIYGVLHQSENTPLGRGVHFFFYDTSKILLLLTGMIFTVSVIRSFFTIEKTRLVLGGKRQGTGNLLAALLGVLTPFCSCSAVPVFIGFVSSGIPLGVTLSFLIASPMVNEVAVVMLYGMFGMNTALLYVLMGLTLAMLAGWVLGKMRLERHIEGFVLQAQLGKLLEEEKPSWKERYELAASETGSMVIKILPYLLIGIGLGAALHGWVPADLIVRYAGNESFSSVLMAVLIGVPLYSNAAGILPLIEVLYHKGLPMGTLLSFMMAVVALSLPELVLLRRVLKPPLLFAFVLVVTGGILITGLIFNALL
- a CDS encoding transposase, with translation MKKSCFTEQQILDNLQEAQKGETSVVGLCRQHSIHQAAFYLG
- a CDS encoding PDDEXK nuclease domain-containing protein: MFREPMNLEFLALSEQASERELERGLIERLKDFMLELGVGFAFVGSQHHLEVKRNF
- a CDS encoding SRPBCC family protein; protein product: MTPQPQTTDPTHPFFLQRTLNFPRALVFQAFTQPEHLLHWWGPKGSSIEVVRLDLHKQGMFLYSMEQGGQKMYGRFVYQDIKAPERLSYTSAFSDENGNAIRAPFHPSWPLEILNILTFEEQDGKTLLTLRGGPVNATPEETQTYVGFMANLQQGMGGTLDQLEAYLAGL
- a CDS encoding HEAT repeat domain-containing protein, with product MRRKPPTLPSLATKVQDWRHQLWHLPEEESQVRLAEKLEWTALGSRKAAGLLVPVFVEALSHPAVLVRQGASRMLAALGEQTGDLHGVLWEQLKQDDVYLKGCALMALGRSGAQHLVPSVVQVLHEDHRWSVYAALQAMRVLTVAPGPFLKRLQELFQHPERADVGVFPLGPRENATTRGTVRRMLLVALTELPTTFQVLLPEVLDCARFPEELYWVSEVLLHWRVDPNAVRQDVLKHLHGGDEKARRAALHALVDLRLTVNEESKHLLLDWAARSTHLDQTVLACALWWCAGERQQSIQMAIDLFEQGLQRSRGWPFRYHKVLELLWDLGELSPERLERLMDHMQKMHQDRGRPDGPMLLFLLNKMGNTAMILSEVKKLLETGDQLYWAIQCLKELGTDAKPLLEVLQIMLEKDEPLIHDARQVIPMLRLWEEVWVRSELAGLVKGLQVEQE
- a CDS encoding flavin-containing monooxygenase codes for the protein MLDTLIIGAGQAGLATAYHLQKMGLDFLLLEAGEKPQGSWPTCYESLKLFSPAGFSSLPGFSFPGNKRRHPSRDEVSQYLQDYAQHFQFPIQTSSTVIRIEPQASHFQVVTHTGQTLSSRTVVVASGPFNRPHLPHLPGQEHFKGHILHSSQYQSPHPFKGKRMVVVGAGNSALQIALELSHQASVTLATREKVRFAPQRILGLDFHHFLALMDSIPLGHLLPLGNSRLVLDGGQHQTALKFGQIRHQKMFQHFTEDGVCWENRETEQVDGVIFATGFRPNLPFLEGTPALDAHGQPLHRHGISTTLPGLAFVGLPGQRSMASATLRGVGRDARVVVQHLKSHLRHTQPQPLPL
- a CDS encoding ArsR/SmtB family transcription factor, encoding MVEATHIEVLQQDLKILSDENRLKILQHLQEGGTCCVCQLQAHLHLPLNLLSHHLKVLKDGGFVTSQKRGRWVDYTLNPERIQHTTHLLATLGGNTPGGAHAKHQSTQHIT
- a CDS encoding barstar family protein, with product MNMLLSTLQEFHLFSRLFLTERTMQLSPDEAVQCLNAPLPLHHGAALETRGLLDWTRGEHDIKVHIALTPQGLVFQDGCMPFRSTTDPEVKLVGPMLQLRFNKGGMYLEYASPDHTTLEQLKAEWEHQNLLFSDSSTWTQILQWSIEVPDSKTLEKLWMEVWQQPELHGYVPQGHLDWGWQDDWFEATGESWAWRGKTDVDRGLAWVLGHVVECVQWMEPAGDGYRFCLALPLDCLSKVFPCVPQPSVNLVFWMERFAVLTSKVHATHWCGVEVTSWKQRKEFNLDAALWEESTCHTQLLRDCIRFTDDFSLVRQATHVVIDETIQDWRGLFDAYGKWIYMEKWRHLNPIFEDSTYFGSNFDAFWDCLTSIPQAVGTHLQILHRGLPEVETAELAIYMGVLLDFVKRERQHPTTILEVTFTPDLQEKVERALVELEKTRAWRRFNGWRTTDDC
- a CDS encoding ArsR/SmtB family transcription factor, with the protein product MTSWEPLTDLLKALNSETRQRILLELFRDGKERTVNQVAEDMKLGQSTASEHLSQMKRAGILTSRRVGKEVYYRPDREKLLWQLRGLVQLVEECCPPFS